Proteins encoded in a region of the Diabrotica virgifera virgifera chromosome 4, PGI_DIABVI_V3a genome:
- the LOC126883718 gene encoding uncharacterized protein LOC126883718 yields MHNVEESAEVSTLETRLSGLMSFLQNEVQNEQKIYLATEGFGLSTENKCKSNNLVEKKNIKSPKQGTDQPSATAAGLVNYEVDRCIFCEGQHDSINCFKAQKLSMEQKRRTLSEKKACFRCLKVRHSSKKCRARLNCILCCKSHVVLMWPDLPVNKIDTSTSSISRSEENITEDQTLAKLNNTQVFLQTLRVNIRSAHGTKQVRALIDTGSQRTYILQRTAQEMGFSAKGTENIVHTLFGGKSTSEQRHKLYKVTASEGAYYCSFDALDQPKICADVSPVYHGPWVEELSDMNISLSDVGHIAPIEILLGADVVGKLYTGRKYQLQCGLVAVETLLGWTLMGKMPAVASNFSTSMMSIALFVDSSSVAKLWELDIIGITDPVEKLTREVAAKEAKNFFYETIRCDNEGRYEVMLPWLNKHPLISDNLVVARKRLDTTLNKLKKSNLFESYNLIFNEWLNEGVIEIVNNPEENNCVHYLPHRPVIKNTSETTKIRPVIDASSHEQGRPSLNQCLEVGPNLIELIPSVLLRFRQQKIGVVSDIRKAFLQISVHSKDRDFLRFLWVNNEGKEFVFRHRRVVFGVNCSPFLLGATIEFHLIKALEKCCNDMPYSKNTIERLMIGFYVDNCVTSVTNKNELRKFVSEATAIMEEAKMDLRGWESSGEGMMGVLASPLEIETYDKNVLQF; encoded by the exons ATGCACAATGTCGAAGAATCTGCAGAAGTTTCAACTTTGGAGACAAGATTAAGTGGGCTAATGAGTTTTCTACAAAATGAAGTtcaaaatgaacaaaaaatttatttagcaACGGAAGGTTTTGGTTTATCGACTGAAAATAAATGTAAATCCAATAACCTGGttgaaaagaagaatataaaatcACCAAAGCAAGGAACTGATCAGCCATCAGCGACCGCTGCTGGGTTGGTAAATTATGAGGTTGACAGGTGTATTTTTTGCGAAGGACAGCATGACAGTATCAATTGTTTTAAAGCACAAAAATTGTCTATGGAACAGAAACGACGAACATTGTCAGAGAAGAAAGCCTGTTTTCGATGTTTGAAGGTTCGACATTCTTCGAAGAAGTGTAGAGCACGTTTGAATTGTATTTTGTGTTGTAAATCCCATGTTGTTTTGATGTGGCCTGATTTACCTGTTAACAAAATTGATACATCGACCTCAAGTATCAGCCGCTCGGAAGAAAATATTACTGAGGATCAGACGCTTGCGAAATTGAATAATACACAGGTTTTTTTACAAACTCTGCGAGTAAACATAAGAAGTGCACATGGTACTAAACAAGTAAGGGCACTTATTGACACTGGATCGCAGAGAACATATATTTTACAGCGTACCGCACAAGAAATGGGTTTTTCTGCTAAAGGAACGGAAAATATCGTACATACGTTATTTGGCGGTAAAAGTACTTCTGAACAACGACATAAATTATACAAGGTAACTGCGAGTGAAGGAGCTTACTATTGTTCATTTGATGCCTTAGATCAACCAAAAATTTGTGCAGATGTCTCTCCTGTTTATCACGGCCCTTGGGTTGAGGAACTTAGTGACATGAATATTTCGCTCAGCGATGTCGGACATATAGCACCAATTGAGATTTTGTTAGGAGCTGATGTTGTAGGCAAATTGTATACAGGGAGGAAATATCAGTTACAGTGTGGTCTTGTAGCAGTTGAAACTTTGTTAGGTTGGACTCTTATGGGCAAGATGCCGGCGGTTGCTTCTAATTTCAGCACATCTATGATGTCGATTGCGTTGTTTGTTGATAGTTCTTCTGTGGCGAAACTCTGGGAGCTTGATATTATTGGGATAACCGATCCTGTAGAAAAATTGACACGAGAGGTGGCGGCCAAGGAGGCTAAGAATTTTTTCTATGAGACTATCCGATGTGACAACGAAGGTAGGTATGAGGTTATGTTACCTTGGTTGAACAAGCATCCTTTAATTTCAGATAATTTAGTTGTCGCTAGAAAAAGGTTAGATActactttaaataagttgaaaaagTCCAATTTGTTTGAATcgtataatttaatattcaatgaGTGGTTGAACGAGGGTGTGATCGAAATAGTAAATAATCCGGAAGAGAATAATTGTGTGCACTATTTGCCTCACAGGCCCGTTATTAAAAATACTAGCGAAACCACGAAAATTAGGCCAGTCATTGATGCATCATCTCATGAACAGGGTCGTCCTTCTTTGAACCAGTGTTTAGAGGTAGGGCCTAATCTTATTGAACTTATTCCTTCTGTGTTATTACGGTTCAGACAACAAAAAATAGGTGTTGTGTCGGATATTCGAAAGGCTTTTCTTCAAATTTCTGTACATTCGAAGGACAGAGATTTTTTGAGGTTCCTATGGGTAAACAATGAAGGAAAGGAATTTGTATTTCGACATAGGAGAGTTGTTTTTGGAGTCAACTGTAGTCCATTTCTTCTGGGTGCTACTATAGAATTTCATTTGATAAAGGCGCTGGAGAAGTGTTGTAATGATATGCCGTACTCTAAAAATACAATTGAAAGGCTTATGATTGGGTTCTATGTAGATAATTGTGTGACTAGTGTTACTAATAAGAATGAGTTGAGAAAGTTCGTATCAGAAGCAACTGCCATCATGGAGGAAGCTAAGATGGATTTGAGAGGGTGGGAGTCTTCTG GTGAAGGGATGATGGGCGTACTAGCCAGCCCACTTGAGATTGAAACCTATGATAAGAATGTATTGCAGTTTTAA